The segment TGGATTTGTCAGATTAGGTGTAGGTGTATGTGGTTTGTATTCATATTTCTCATATGAagtgtttttattcctttttcttttctgctattACCCGTGGAAAActtctttatcaaatatatgtaagaaaataaatagaggaGATACTTTATCTGTTAAATGATTATTTGATTTAGTCTGTTTTGTACATGTGTCCCTCAGGAGTCAGCTGACACCACCTAAACGTTGGCTATTTCGTTGAACTTTGCATAAGCCCCCAACATTCTTCACAAAGAAAGTATAGCCCCCAGCCAAAACTTATGATACATTTCTGGAGTCATGCATCACTCATCCAAAGCATGGATGTGTGGCAAGCTTTATGAAAAATTTAGATTATAAACAGATCTCAAttaatagaaatgcaacagacaaAGCTGGTTATTGGACAATCTTGATCTTACAACATTTACGGCCAGTAATggtgttaataaaaaaatttttttctcaatctcCATTTTTCCTAGCACAGATATTAGTCACTATCCTTTATTCAATCCTGAGTCtaaaaaaagcactttttttttagtggagtgGATATAATTCTGGTGACACACTATTTTCCTTACAATCTTTACTTCTGGTTTGCTTAAAAGAAACACAGCTCATTCCTTTATCCCTCCAAAAGTATTTATTGTGACTTACAACATGGGAGGCACCATATTCGTTTTAAGGGCTCCGTGATTATGAAATTTAGTCATTAGGGTCTGTGAGAGAAAACTGCCTGAAGGGAGATGGTAGGGTTATGAAAAAGTCTCGCAAGATGTGTTTACTAACTATTCCTTTTAAATACCCCCTTGCATAGCTAGGCCACATTGGGAATGACTGCAGTGTGACAGAGAACGTGAAACTGTAGTTAACGTTTATGAGAACTGTGCAGAGCAGCATGAAGCCTGGGAACCACAAGGCTATTTTTTAGGGCAAATATCCCATATTACAACCTGGGAGTAAGAAGCTTCCTGAATGGCTGTCTGTATTCTTACCCCAGAAGACAGTCTGTAAGCAACAGTGGCTCCGAGTCAACTTTAAATACTAGTCTTGGTGGTCAAGCATATTGTCCCTGACTGAGACAAAATCCTCTGTGAATATTAAACAGCTtagaagagacagagtgttaaGTGGCTTTTCTGTATTGGACATTTGACATGACATTGTATAAACTAAATCTACGGTGGATTTTAACACAAAATTCTGGAGTCAGCAATTTCATAAACAAATCTTACATGAAATGTAGAAGCaagtaaaataaatctgaaacTCAAAGAAATTCCTGCGAAACATATATCCAAAACTTCATACGCCTGGGTTACAAACACTGGAATGGAAATAgctctcatttcatttattcagcaaggATGGAGATTAATGATTACATTCTATTACCATCCAACATTTAGCATCCAAATATGTGCAAGAACGTTTTTACaaataatgtagaaaaacaaGTTTACAGTTATTAGGgagaaagaaagttaaaagacaCATCTTAGGTATAAATTGGACAATTAATTGTACATGAGTTTTAAATCAATCCTGGTTTATTTTCAATACACTTTCTTAACTGTGTTAGCCTTCAAACCACACGAAATATTATAAACAGGTTTataaatgtatcatttatttagATATCAGATTAAATACTAACCTTACCAGTTTGAACACATGCAATTTATGtccaaaagaaaagttttcttttaacataCTGTTAATTAGTAACTTGATCAATATTTTTTAGGCAGCagtaaaacatatacatacatacatgaataaatgtaaaggattttttctatattaatgaattaagaactttttttttgtcttttagtgaatatattttttttatttttaatttttttttatatatgaaatttattgataaattggtttccataccacacccagtgctcatcccaaaaggtgccctcctcaatacccatcacccaccctctcctccctcccaccccccatcaaccttcagtttgttctcagtttttaacagtctcttatgctttggctctctcccactctaacctcttttttttttttccttcccctcccccatgggttcctgttaagtttctcaggatccacataagagtgaaaccatatggtatctgtctttctctgtatggcttatttcacgtagcatcacactctccagttccatccacgttgctacaaaaggccatatttcattttttttctcattgccacgtaatattccattgtgtatataaatcacaatttctttatccactcatcagttgatggacatttaggctctttccataatttggctattgttgagagtgctgctatgaacattggggtacaagtggccctatgcatcagtactcctgtaaaTCTTGTGAATTaagaacttttaattttctgcctcctcagtatatttttctttaattcacagTCAGTATGCATAGGTCatatttactgtgtgtgtgtgggtgtgtgtgcgtgtgtgtgcgtgtgcgtgtgcgtgtgcgtgtgtgtacaccCCAGTGGTCCTTGTCCAACTAAGGATTGGCAGGTGAACAGTTCTAGAACAATGAAAGGGATTTCTCACTTTTTTGTGCAGTGATCCCTTACTTATTCAATGCTTAGCCCAGCACATTTATATTCAACTGGTGagacacacacaagaaaacattCCTAGTGTCACATGCTCTTTGTTATCAGGAAGCAGTGCTTatcactgccccctccccagtgctcagcacaggtTAGTCATTCCATGCATGTTTGCTAAAGGAATAAATAAGGCATCACTGAACAAAATGATGACAGAAATACTTTGTGTTACACCTAGCACTCACTCTGCCCCTTATTCTGTGACTTTTCAATTCTGTGGTTGGAGAACCTATGAAATACTGAAGTCAGCCACATGGTTTCTGATGTTCAGTTATAGATACCAAAGCATTaggatataaaaatagttttaaaagaagaggaaagattcCCATTGCAATTGTAAGCATGACTTTAAGGGCCGTGGGTtaatctttctccttcctttctttttcgcTCATATCTGTGTGGAGAGTTAGTTTATATCCGACTTTTGGACCCATACATAGAGAAGGATGGTTTTCCAGGTGACTGGGAGGGGATGGCCAGTAGCTTTTCCAGCTTTGTGGCTCTCGGGCGCCGTCTATTGTGCAAACAGCGCAAAGGAACACCGATTTTTGAGGCCACTTGTGTGTCTCAGAGCTAAGACTGTTTCCAGAAGATGTCtagctccctccctctgttccagCCCTAGAGCTCTCCAAACCTTCCTTCTAAGGGGTACACGCAGTTGAGAATTTTATTCTGTACTGTGGCGCTATCTTGCACCTGCTTCCTCTATAGCCTGCACCTGTCATCAGTACAGTCTTCCTTACTCAGTGatctttatctgtttatctctGGTTTCCTTAAGGCTGAGGTTAAAACCTCCTGGAAAAGCTTATTTGTTGAACATTTCTGAGATTATCAAATGCTTAGGAGCACCACAGCATTGCTTGATCCTCTCAGGTGCATGAGGACTTGGACCTTGTAAGGCTTATTCCCAGTTTCACCAGTCAATCTCAAGGTCACCCGCCCAGATTTCTGTTTAGGTTACCATCCTCTCCTGTTGGGGGTGAATGTTTGTGATGGGGGGGGGCATTTCTTGTTGGAATAAGTTTGGTTATTACCCTTCAATCCACTGCTCCCTACCAAATACTTTCTAACTTTGTGCTTTGGCTATAACTATCTTGTTCGAAGGTACTTGTCATTTCTCTGTCGTCTAATACTGTCGAAGATGttatctctatatttttattctgtttcattttttgtaatgGATGGTGAATTTTGCATTCAGGTGGTGTTCAGAGAAGATTCAGATATATATTGTTGCTATGTTTAGGGCAATGTCATGTCACTCAGTCcttatggctttattttttaaaagttatttgatgatgatttgagaaaacaaatatggaaacggacgtttctttaaaaagtgttaagTTTCTGCCTCAGTGTCTGCCTCCTCCAGTCATCCAACAGAGCTGACATATGCCATAGCCTGCCCTCTGTCCAGTGAAAGCTGCCGTGCTTGTGTTTACTTCTGTCAAGTGTTCACGTGCCCTATGTGGGTTGTGCTCTATGTGTTTTGCGTGAATTTTCAGATGATTACTCTCTCCTCCTGGCTGTTACTCTACAGGGATTATGCTCTCTGAATGTCCTGATATTCTTCAGCTTCTCTACTTTACTCTACAGCTCTACTCTCGCATGTGCTGAAGTCTCTGGGCTGGGGTGCTCACTAAAGCCATGAAAGTCCATATTCCAGCAAATTGTGGGCCCAACTGCTGTTGCCTCTGAAGCAGACTCGCCCCACCATCAATCACTGGTATCTGTTAACCTTCCATTTAGAGTGCTAACCAGCTCTCTAGAAGAAAGTTAGTCATCCCCCAAGTCAAGTCCAAGGAATagaaatatatgattttttccacaaattttttctccttgttttaacTTGTAAAGTTCAGGTGTAAACATTTGTATTGCATAGTCAGAATGTCAAGCATATAGGTTCCATTTTATAAGACTCATAAATAgtcttatttatttcaaaagtcaAAAGTTGGTCACAGTTAttgtgtgtctttaatttttaaagtttaaaggtACTCAAAGtattattcctttaaaatgtattagGTGATACCTTTGATCTCAAGTAACAATCTTCAGTTATAGCATGGTTTACATAGGTGTTTGTCTGTTTTGAGATTTACTTGAAAGCATAGATGTAACTAGTTCATTGGGACAAATAAAAGAGTGTAATTGAAGACCCTCTTCCTTGTTAGATCTGAGAGAAGTCATCTGTGGCAACTTGTGACATAGTTAATTACAGCGTAAGGCAGTCCGATGTATTGAGTTAATGGGTTATACCCAGGCTGTCCCATACAACTAATAGCAGATACCGAGCAGAGGTACATTTACAGGAGGAGATTGAAACGCTCCAGGGCCAAAATCAGCAAGAACAACAAACTCCTAGGGTACTTAGGTTCCTGGAAGATCTCTCCCTGATCAAAGCGTAggcttaaaaaacattttgtgtaGCCTCTTACGAATTTCTTTAGTCTTAATGGAATAGATAATTGGGTTGAGCATTGGAGGCACAAAGAGATATACCAGGGACATTAACTTGTGCACATACTCAGGGGCATGCTTCCCAAATCGATGAACCATGGACACACTAACCATGGGTACATAGAAGATGAGCACAGCACAAATGTGTGACACACATGTATTGAGTGTCTTAAGCCTCTCCTCCTGGGAGGCAATGGCCAGTACAGAGCGCAGTATGAGCACATAGGAGAGGAGGATGAGCACTGAGTCTACACCAAAGGCGGAGATAACAATGAACAAGCCATACATGCTATTGATGGTGGTATCTCCACAGGGCAGGCGGATCAGGTCTGGGTGCAAACAGTAGGAATGGGTTAACACATTGGCCTTACAGAAAGGCAGCCTCTTCAGAAGGAATGGCAATGGAAAGACCATGCAGAAGCTGCGGATGATGATGGATATGCCCATGTGAGCCACACGGATATCAGTGAGCACTGAAGAATAACGCAAGGGGttacagatggccacatagcgatcAAAACTCATGGCCAGCAGGATCCCAGATTCTGTCCAGGAGAAAAGGTGGATGAAGAACATCTGGGTCAAGCAGGCGTCGAAGGCAGTCTCCGGGGCATGAAAGCACAAGGCAGCCAGTACGGTGGGCAATGTAGAAAAGGACACGCCCAGGTCATTGACAGAcaacagagacaggaagtagtaCATAGGCTGGTGCAAGCTCTGCTCCTCCTTTATGATGAAGAGAATTAGGATGTTACCCAGGATGGAGACAGCATAAAGCAGCAAGAGGAGGGCCGCTAACCAGTGCTGTAGGCCCTCCATCTCTGGGAAGCCTGTTAGTGTGAAGCTGGTGGTGCTAGAGGTATTAGTCCCAAAACTTCCCATGAGGATCCCTGAGTGGCTTTTGGGGAAAGAGAACCAGAGCAAAGTGAGGTCAGAAAGTGGAAGATCAGGAGTGGTCACTGTCCTCAGGATGGAAGGGGCAATGATACTTAGAGTCCATGACAGTTAGATCATGAAAGGGTCAGGAAGGAACAGGTAAGAGGTTGTTAGTTATATTTCGCAACTTCTATAGTCTTACCATATCCACAGATGGGTCATGGGCTCCAAATCCGTCTCCACAGATACCCTTTGACTCTTTTTTGAGGGTCAGATATTATCCCTTGTTCTTGTTGTCTCTGTGTGTTCTTTACAGAAAGAATCAAATCTTTTTCCATTAGTGGAAAGTGATTTTACCCTTTATTCCTACCAGTTCTTAGCTACCACCTTCTTCAAGAAGTGAGGTACGGGATATCTTCCTTAACCCTCCTGGCttactgattcattcattcttgtgAACGGGATGACATCTCCATCTATACTCTGCACTGTTTCTCCTCTCTTACCTGCACTCAGCCATCACTCCAGCTCTTTCCTCATCCTCTCTTTGTTGCTTGAGCCCCTCACTTATTTGTCAAGGGTCCAGAATCTCTGATTCCTCCACAGCTGCTTGCTTTAGATTGTCCTCTCCTGCatgttcacattttttcttctctgtttagaTGAAGCATTCTCAAACTGTACTGCATGTTAGATTCATGTGAGGAGGTTTAAAAAGCTCCTTTGTCTGGGTCACACTCTtatcaattaaatcagaatctctgtcAGTgggtctcaaaaatattttttttatttcccaggtAAATGTGATAGGCAGCCAAGTGTGAAAATCAGGGGCTTAGATCACTCCCATAAGCTTCAGCTATGTCCTACCTTACACCAACTTCTTTGTTGAGGAACAATTTCATGATCTACTGTcatgagaaataaacaaacaataatctTCTATAAccattcacttcttttttctcattcataattaaaattttcaaaattattttctatttataatgtgcttctttgtctcttctctgtACATCAATGATCCCAAATTTATGTAGCTCAGATTTCTCTTCTAGTTgtagacacaaacattcaattcCCTGTTGGACCATCAATTGTAAGAGCTTATCTGCATCTCAAACATAACATCCAAAGTTGAACTTGTTGTTAATCACCGTATTTGATCCTCTCCAATATTTATCATCTCATGAAAGCCCATCTCCATCTACCAATGTACTCAAGCCAGAAAAACCTAGGAGGCATCTCTCACCCTTTCCCATACCAAGATCTAATTAACCTATTACCATCTTTCCAGACTATAACACTGGCTTCTCTCCTTCATCGCACTTCCaactatcatccatccatctccctCAGCATCTGCAACCAGGATGCCTGTAGAACCTTCCTTAATGATTACCCAGCTTCGTGTCATGCCCCTCTCCCATCCATTCTCCACAACAGaaccaaattatttctttataagtAAAATGGTGTTACACTTCCACTGAAAATCTTCCAATGGGTTCCTTTACCTTTAGAAATAAGAATTCATGCATCCTTACTTTGAAGCATCATCAGCACTACCTGGAAAGGTGTTACCTTCCAGTTATTCAAATCACTCATTACTTCTCTGTTCATGGTTGTGTGCCACTGTTACACAATCccatacatatttttcttcatgacTCATCACACTTTAGAATCATAGAATTATTATATATCTGTTTGGATATTGGATTAGTATCTTTCTCCGCCCATAAATTGTAAGTTCCCATAATTGTCTGGTTTACTTCTCATCTTATTCTCAGTGCCTAGCTGAGTCACTGGCATAGAGCCCTGGACTAGGACTCAAAGATGACCAATTCTAGTTCTAATCAGTAAGTATCGATTAAGTAGATAAATACATTATGTGAGGAAGAAGCTATACATTCTCAAGTGTAAAATGAATTTGATAAACTAAATAACTCATCTGACATCTAACAACTAAGTTTTTATCTCAGCTTTGCCATATGGCAGCTGTGCATTTAGTTTACGTCTTCACATCTTATTTTTACATCTAtagtatagaaaaaaataacagaataaaacatttaaaattcgtATTCAGGACACTGGTGCAAGTTATGCACTGAATAAATGGCAACCACAGAGCAGGAATAAAAACGGTTATTCAGGGGGTGGGATCCCCTGGTCCTCTTTCCACACTGTCTGCCCACTTTCAAGATCCCAAAATCTTTGTCTCAGCCTTTATCCACCACCCAGTGAGAATACTGGAGTATGAGTTAATTACATTGTAACATCTGCACTAAATAAAAAGCTTCGGAGGCCGCCTGGCTGGGTCTATACGTGCTTGGAGGTGTAGAGTAAATCTGTAAGAATGAGGCCAGGACACTGGGATTTCAGGCATCAAGAGCTGCAGATGGGAAGTGTGGGTTAGGGGAAGAGGAATGTAGGCAAAATCTCTAAATTTAGATCACAGACAGCCTCTCCGTCTTCTTCAACTATTTGTACCCTGATTGCCTTAGGATTTCGAAGCTCATAATGAGGTTCTTACAGACCTTTGAGTGGGAAGAGTTGAGGTCCCGACTTACCTCCCTAGGGCAGCTGTGCTGGAAGGGAGGAGAGTGGTGGGTGAAGTATTTACCAGGGTGCATACTGGGCACGCAACCTCCCCGCCTTGATCTCTATAAAGCTGTCTCTTAAGAGCCCCTTGGGCCCAGTTAGCCCTGGGGCTCAAGGGGGCTGGGGCAGCAGGCACTGCACAAAATCTTAAGTGGTTGGCTCCCCTGTGCTCTGGAATCTCTCTTCTTTAGAGGcttcaaagaaattaagaattctAACTGTGTTGCTCTTTATTATATATAAGAGGAAGTGAAGCCCAGAAGGAACCATTCAGGAAGCCAACAAAGAGTTGAATTCAACCCCAGACCCTCTGACTCTCACCAATTCCCAAATTAGAGCTTTTTGCACTAAGTATCCTACAACATAAAtagatttcaaaaaacaaaatagcataaCCACTAAAAGCCTAATAATTTACAGTCAGCAAATAGAGGGGTACCCGGCtgcctcagtgggttgagcttgtGACTCtgaatctcagggttgtgagttcaagccccacattggacatagaGCCTTCTTATAGTCAGAAAATAGAGTGACCATCCTGGTTTGCCTGGAACTATACTGGTTTTAGCACAGAAAATCCTGCACGGAGGGAAGCCCCTCAGTCCTGTGAACTGGGGCAGTTTGTCACCCAACATCCAGCTCTAGATTCAAAACCAACTTCTTAAACatccttaaaaacatttaattggCTCAAGTTCCtaattcctcatttgtaaaattacaGTACAGATTCTTATAAATCCATTTGACTATGAAACTTAATATCACATGCTAAGTGCTTCTGACACAAGAACTACTGaatagaaaaatttgaaagaatttgatAACCAGTGGGctctgggggccctgggggctgTGAGGACAGGCAGATTCCCAAGACACTAAGGAGAGTCTTTTGGTCATCTCATATCGCACCCAAACGTCTgtaatgaagaaattgaggctctaAGGAGGAAGAGACTTGCTGACAGAGAAATTGGCATAGAGACAGGACGTGAACAGAATTGTCCTGATCCAGACTCCAATTCTATCCCCACTGCCCATGCTGTCTCTTATTACCAGGGttaggagaggaagaaaagaataactGGTATGTTTTGACCTTTTACCAAGTATCTGGGACCATGATAAATTGCTTGATATAGATTagcttatttaatcctcagagaAAACATGATGAATGCATTTTATTATGACTAAAATCAGTACTGGATTTCTCAGTAGGCAGACTACACCTACAGAGTTACAGCAATGGGGAAGTAAagcactaaatatatatatatatatatatatatatatatatatatatatatataatacactatattttaaataaaacattatattaatattatatattaaaatgcataaatatattttaaataataaataaatatataggcatttgtatatataaaaccattTATGGCTCCAGTGGAGATCCAGAAAATGAGATTAAatgtctaattctttttttaaattttatttattattttgagagagagagagagggagaaagcaggggaagggcagagagaaagcaagagagagaatcccatgcaggctctgcgctgccagcacatagcccaatgtgggctggatctcatgaagtgtgagatcatgacctgagccaaagccaagagtcagacacttaactgactgagctatccaggtgccccaggctagTCTCTTTCTAATTTTCCCTTACTCCAAGGTATAAAATTTTGGAGTCCAGGAGACCCctaaatgtctatttcttttttttaatatgaaatttattgtcaaattggtttccatacaacagccagtgct is part of the Felis catus isolate Fca126 chromosome D1, F.catus_Fca126_mat1.0, whole genome shotgun sequence genome and harbors:
- the LOC101100914 gene encoding olfactory receptor 51I2-like, with protein sequence MGSFGTNTSSTTSFTLTGFPEMEGLQHWLAALLLLLYAVSILGNILILFIIKEEQSLHQPMYYFLSLLSVNDLGVSFSTLPTVLAALCFHAPETAFDACLTQMFFIHLFSWTESGILLAMSFDRYVAICNPLRYSSVLTDIRVAHMGISIIIRSFCMVFPLPFLLKRLPFCKANVLTHSYCLHPDLIRLPCGDTTINSMYGLFIVISAFGVDSVLILLSYVLILRSVLAIASQEERLKTLNTCVSHICAVLIFYVPMVSVSMVHRFGKHAPEYVHKLMSLVYLFVPPMLNPIIYSIKTKEIRKRLHKMFFKPTL